From a region of the Dictyostelium discoideum AX4 chromosome 2 chromosome, whole genome shotgun sequence genome:
- a CDS encoding hypothetical protein (Similar to Dictyostelium discoideum (Slime mold). glutamine-asparagine rich protein) — translation MIIKLSIEKGLSECTDFNKVLMFIQPLKLKLIETKTLEYLYSLISKKFKIKKSFLLYTEDGYAIPPSEEGSILKEIDKTFKVLKLNKVKKNEKTDDSGDDLMETDSDNKNKSSESDSSESDSSESESDSSESESESESNETSENESSSSSEPESSLAKKKLLIQQLKRDFQLKEKLQQEQQKQKEAQKPKEKPQQQQQQQQQQQQQQQQQQQQQQQQQQQQQQQKQKQKQQKQQIEQQHKKPPQQQQQQQQQQQQQQQQQQQQQQQQEEVPIGIDDVLTNFSYTISYDNIDELLVEEEKIKRKELEQKKRKLQSQLDNDGLANKNDNNSNNNNYNNSNNNDSNNNNTNKPLSKRQKKLLKKQQNSSQIKENYTINAINNKNDNSTNDSNNNNDNNNNNKNDTNDSNNDDNNNDKKKNNNYSTFKDLTIPNVNDKIAFQKHILLDYVLTVSEYLEGRIEKIDSDILYIRLEPGFDDFEFLDNEFFEESGALGVPVKSLISPKLISDNN, via the exons atgattattaaacTTTCAATAGAAAAAGGTTTATCAGAATGCAcagattttaataaagtatTAATGTTTATTCAGCCActcaaattgaaattaatagaaACTAAAACATTAGAATATTTATATAgtttaatttcaaagaaattcaaaataaaaaaaagcttCTTATTATATACTGAAGATGGTTATGCTATACCACCATCCGAAGAAGGTTCAATATTAAAggaaattgataaaacatttaa agttttaaaattaaataaagttaaaaaaaatgaaaaaacagATGATAGTGGTGATGATTTAATGGAAACAGatagtgataataaaaataaaagtagtGAAAGTGATAGTAGTGAAAGTGATAGTAGTGAAAGTGAAAGCGATAGTAGTGAAAGTGAAAGTGAAAGTGAAAGCAATGAAACTAGTGAGAATGaatcatcctcatcatcagAACCAGAGTCATCATTAGCTAAAAAGAAACTCCttattcaacaattaaaaagagatttccaattaaaagaaaagcttcaacaagaacaacaaaaacaaaaagaagctcaaaaaccaaaagaaaagcctcaacaacaacaacaacaacaacaacaacaacaacaacaacaacaacaacaacaacaacaacaacaacaacaacaacaacaacaacaacaacaaaaacaaaaacaaaaacaacaaaaacaacaaattgaacaacaacataaaaaaccaccacaacaacaacaacaacaacaacaacaacaacaacaacaacaacaacaacaacaacaacaacaacaacaacaagaagaagtACCAATAGGTATTGATGATGTTTTGACAAATTTTAGTTACACAATTAGTTATGACAATATAGATGAACTTTTGGTTGAAgaggaaaaaataaaaagaaaggaATTGGaacaaaagaaaagaaaattacAGTCTCAATTAGATAATGATGGTCTTgctaataaaaatgataataatagtaataataataattataataatagtaataataatgatagcaataataataatactaataaacCTTTGAGTAAAAGACAAAAGAAACTTTTAAAGAAGCAACAAAATTCATcacaaataaaagaaaattatacCATTAATgccattaataataaaaatgataacaGCACcaatgatagtaataataataatgataataataataataataaaaacgaTACcaatgatagtaataatgatgataataataatgataaaaagaaaaataataactattCAACATTTAAAGATTTGACAATACCAAATGTAAATGATAAAATCGCCTTCCAAAAGCATATTCTTTTAGATTATGTTTTAACAGTATCAGAGTATCTT gaaggaagaattgaaaaaatagattcagatattttatatattagaTTGGAACCAGGTTTCGATGACTTTGAATTTTTggataatgaattttttgaaGAAAGTGGTGCACTTGGGGTTCCAGTCAAATCTTTAATCAgtccaaaattaatttcagatAACAATTAA
- a CDS encoding hypothetical protein (Similar to Dictyostelium discoideum (Slime mold). hypothetical 127.0 kDa protein) produces the protein MDVTNVVAGNILYFNMSNLDINSPISLLVHHQQWIKEYLNDDPIYPQGLLDKAWPAQWNDTIKMFQVEFYLPRNSRQGPMSYALFFNRKQWVLNSALGSNASFNVISENADLMGPIFKRIQKYPSSSPVTIQTNTEIGWKLTISDPINGFKSGYIVVKGAIDGSNYNFTLYPTTDVFEQVYTVGINLSTPCISQDYIISDVLLFDTENNNSTFSLFSDYKFILNSLYNPFMYYFNDPSINKISVTCPNEVSDPTPVVIKKFSSDKTVVDVGLSERVVSFNLEVENLASGVKNNSYPVIYLTSTDFNTIQCQITSETIINSNSKSYQCSISLPVAYGYPFGILLSVYGLVNNGGYYSGYSSNDFKQLGFPYLINTTYTIDVPVITGSDRISTLGGDLWLTGKGFKSVTGATFNYKSTTKPLQVKKTVGGAAILLGGISEMDQGSNFSIILENDKSISSNEYFIYPYQKVLLFIPDPPTPTQTPTPTETPTETPTQTPTQTPTQTPTQTPTETPTQTPTETPTQTPTETPTQTPTETPTQTPTETPTETPTETPSQTPSQTPSESSSETPTPTPTPTPTKRPQCPGKPECGGSNQGYCDTSTSGCVCFTPWVGIDCTSKVIIVPQPSINTTDPSTEISTPNGTTTTSSNLDITFRSLISLVALRELDYEYNVINTYYFEKWIYSDLTNNTSLYITNITRDDITISQTNVTIQWFDKATNISFAGNNLQMNPSTSKYTISINSYPFRNRLSKLELLMSATFESSSSDDICSSQQFGNNTNEDYLKIQIGDHSMYARFLKRGIADGLITPIDNRVIENNQTQSNSESFSSSYIGIIIPQYKSEVIVDPDFSVLLDHSSSSSSSPNSICSQKSSGLSGGAIAGIVVGSVAFAAVVISSVTYHFVMRKKEMKFKNNIHSLQSRS, from the exons attttaatatgtCAAATTTAGATATCAATTCACCAATATCTCTATTggttcatcatcaacaatgGATAAAAGAATATTTGAATGATGATCCAATCTATCCTCAAGGATTACTAGATAAAGCTTGGCCAGCACAATGGAATGATACAATTAAAATGTTTCAAgttgaattttatttgcCAAGAAATTCGAGACAAGGTCCAATGTCTTATGCCctcttttttaatagaaaACAATGGGTATTGAATAGTGCATTAGGTAGTAATGCTTCATTTAATGTAATTTCAGAAA ATGCTGATTTAATGGGtccaatatttaaaagaattcaaAAGTATCCATCTTCATCACCAGTTACAATTCAAACTAATACTGAAATTGGTTGGAAATTAACAATTAGTGATCCaattaatggttttaaaaGTGGTTATATTGTAGTTAAAGGTGCAATTGATGgttcaaattataattttacatTATATCCAACAACTGATGTATTTGAACAAGTATATACAGTTggtattaatttatcaactcCTTGTATTTCTCAAGACTATATTATTTCTGATGTATTACTATTTGAtactgaaaataataattcaacattttcattatttagtgattataaatttattttaaactcTCTTTATAATCCATTTATGTACTATTTTAATGATCCatcaatcaataaaatatcaGTTACTTGTCCAAATGAAGTAAGTGATCCAACACCAgttgtaattaaaaaattttctagTGATAAAACTGTAGTTGATGTAGGTTTAAGTGAAAGAGttgtttcatttaatttagaGGTTGAAAATTTAGCATCTggtgttaaaaataatagttacCCAGTAATTTATTTAACTTCAACTGATTTCAATACAATTCAATGTCAAATTACATCTGAAACAataatcaattcaaattcaaaatcatatcaatgttcaatttcattaccaGTAGCATATGGTTACCCATTtggaattttattatcagttTATGGTTTAGTAAATAATGGTGGATATTATAGTGGTTATAGctctaatgattttaaacaattaggTTTCccatatttaataaatacaaCATATACAATCGATGTTCCAGTTATTACAGGTTCTGATAGAATTTCTACATTAGGTGGTGATTTATGGTTAACAGGTAAAGGATTTAAATCAGTTACTGGTGCAACAttcaattataaatcaaCTACTAAACCATTACAAGTTAAAAAAACTGTTGGGGGTGCTGCTATTTTATTAGGCGGTATCTCTGAAATGGATCAAGGTAGTAACTTTAGTATTATattagaaaatgataaatcaatatcttcaaatgaatattttatttatccaTATcaaaaagtattattatttattccaGATCCACCAACCCCAACtcaaacaccaacaccaactgAAACACCAACTGAAACACCAACTCAAACACCAACTCAAACACCAACTCAAACACCAACTCAAACTCCAACTGAAACACCAACTCAAACTCCAACTGAAACACCAACTCAAACTCCAACTGAAACACCAACCCAAACACCAACCGAAACACCAACTCAAACACCAACCGAAACACCAACTGAAACACCAACTGAAACACCATCTCAAACACCATCTCAAACACCATCTGAATCTTCATCTgaaacaccaacaccaacaccaacaccgaCACCAACTAAAAGACCACAATGTCCAGGAAAACCAGAATGTGGTGGTTCAAATCAAGGTTATTGTGATACTAGTACATCGGGTTGTGTTTGTTTCACACCATGGGTTGGTATTGACTGTACATCCAAAGTTATTATTGTACCACAACCATCAATTAATACAACCGATCCATCAACCGAAATTTCAACACCAAACGGAACAACTACCACCTCATCGAATCTTGATATTACATTTAGatctttaatatcattagTAGCTTTAAGAGAACTCGATTATGAATATAATGTAATCAATACCTATTACTTTGAAAAATGGATTTACAGTGATTTAACTAATAATACATCATTGTATATAACTAATATTACAAGAGATGACATTACAATATCACAAACAAATGTAACTATTCAATGGTTTGATAAGGCTACAAATATATCATTCGCtggtaataatttacaaatgaaCCCATCAACTTCAAAATATACAATTTCAATCAATTCATATCCATTTAGAAATCGATTAAGtaaattagaattattaatgtCAGCAACATTTGAATCATCTAGCAGTGACGATATTTGTTCATCTCAACAATTTGGAAATAATACAAAcgaagattatttaaaaattcaaattggaGATCATTCAATGTATGCAAGATTCTTAAAAAGAGGTATTGCAGATGGACTAATTACCCCAATCGATAATAGagttattgaaaataatcaaactcAATCAAATTCTGAATCATTCTCATCTTCATATATTGGTATTATAATACCACAGTATAAATCTGAAGTTATAGTAGATCCTGATTTCTCAGTATTATTAGATCATTCATCAagttcatcttcatcaccaaattcaatttgttcTCAAAAATCCAGTGGATTAAGTGGTGGTGCAATTGCTGGTATTGTAGTGGGTAGTGTCGCATTTGCTGCAGTAGTAATATCCTCAGTTACCTATCATTTTGTAATGAGAAAGAAGGAAATgaagtttaaaaataatattcattCATTACAAAGTAGAAgctaa